ATATTCCACTGGTCTAGCTTGGATACATCAAACCGGAATCTTTCACCAGGTCCTGTCCACGGCCACACATCATCACCATCACCGTTGATGTTCATGGTAAGGAAGTAGGCCGAATTAACGCCTTTCTCACCGAGGTAGTTTACAGCGCCGATGAGTCCTTTACCTTTGCCATTCTGCCAGGTAGGATCGCCTTCGTTCCAATCTGAAACATGGATACCCCAGTCTTTGGTGAAGTTGGTGCCACCGTTGTTGAATGTGGCATCAAAATCTACATATGCAAGCAGGTTTTCCGGGCTGTCGGTGCCGCCTTTAATGTAGTAGTCACCGTTGTCGTACTGCAGGTAATGCTCACCCACGTAGCGAAGCTTGCCTTTGCCGCGATGGTCAGCGCCCGTTTTATCTGTTTCCTGGATATCAAACGAATCAAAAATGTCGTCGAATTCGGCAAGCGGCGTGCCTTCATTTGGGTTTGTGCTCACCGCGAGGTTGGTGCCCTGGCGAAAGGAGGTTCTGTAGGTCCAACCGCCAGTAGTAGGCGGGATAAAATGGGCGCGCCAGATGTTGCCGCTTGTGGCACTGGTTTCGCCGGCATTGCCATCCGCTGCAAAATAGCCCGGGACAGTAATGCTTTTTTCCGCCTGCGAGAAAATAACCTCAAAGCGGTAATCGAGGAATGGGTTTGGCGAACCGGTTTCGCTGGCAGATGGGCCTTCAAGCGAAATGGTTATCGGATGCCATTTTTTGAATTCTCCGGTTGCCGTAACGTTGGCTTTCTTTATAGATACTTCGTTGCCTGCAACCCCGGCGACTGCTGAGGGGGCAGTGTCTGAAGAGAAAAGCGTTGTTTTTTGCGCTCTGGCTTTGTCAACGGTAGGATCTGCTGATGCAAAACTGGTCGCAACAGAAGTAACGTTGAAGAACAGAACGAATGTTAGAATGCTAAATTTAATCACACCCACAGATATCGTACGAGGATAAGACTCAAAAACAGATTCAACCGTGAGGCTGGTTTAAATCGTGTTTTGAAGATGAAAGAAGAACTGTAGACGCCCGGCTGATGTTATGCCTCTAATGGTCAGACACGCTATGCTAGGATCAGGGGGCGTGAAGAGCGTAGCTGTTTTTCTGTTTAGCAAGAGTTGTGCCATAATGTGTTGCAACGTACTTTGCGCTCGTGCCTGTCCACGGCGTAAAATTTTTTCTCGACAAACCAGCTTTTTATCAAAATTAGATTCTGGATTATATCATGCAGATAGTTGTACGTATGTTTGTGGTGGCCTTTTTATGGTCGTGTCTGAACTTACTGTATGCGCAAAACTTGCCGGCAGCTTTTGAGATCGAGATACCAGGTATTTCTGGCTACAATAGTGAGATTAAAACACCCGATGAGGTATTGCGCCATACCATTGGTACCCGGCATACGGTACCCCATGAACTCGTAGACTATTTCGAAGCAGTGGCCGAGGCAAGTGACCGCGTCTCGTTGCACACGCATGGGTACTCCTACGAAAATCGTCCCCTCATCCATGCAATTGTTACTTCGCCGGCGAACCATGCCCGCCTCGAGGCCATTCGCGCGCAGAACCTGCGCCTATCTGACGATCCGGACAGTATTTCCGAAGCTGATCTTGACGAAATGCCAGTGGTTGTCTATCAGGGCTACAGCATCCATGGGAACGAAGCAAGCGGGTCTGAGGCTGCCGTGTTGTATCTCTACCATTTAGCTGCAGCGCAAGGAGTTGCCTTTGAAGAGATGCTGGAAAATGTGGTGATCATCCTGGACCCTTTATTTAATCCCGATGGACGAGACCGCTTCACAGACTGGGTAAATCGCAACCGGGGCCGCGTGCATACGACAGATCCCAATGACCGAGAGCATAATGAGCCCTGGCCGGGTGGGCGGACCAATCATTACTGGTTCGACCTGAACCGCGACTGGCTGCCGGCGCAGCATCCCGAGTCACAGGGCCGGCTGGATATTTTTCACAACTGGCGCCCCCAGGTGCTTACCGATCACCATGAAATGGGAGGGACGTCCAGTTTCTTCTTCATGCCAGGTATACCGAGCCGGAATAACCCGGGTACGCCCGAAGAAAACTTTGTGCTCACTGCCGGCATCGCCGACTTTCATGCCAAATGGCTGGATCGCACAGGCTCACTCTATTACTCGAAAGAGAGCTTTGACGATTTTTACTACGGTAAAGGCTCTACATACCCGGATGCAAATGGCGCCATCGGTATTCTGTTTGAGCAAGCTTCCAGTCGCGCACTGGAAAGTGAAACGGACCACGGCAATTTAACCTACGCTTTTACCGTAAAGAACCAGTTTTCCACCTCGCTTTCTACGCTGGAGGCTGTAACGGCCCTCCGCAAAGAGCTGCTGACCTACCAGCAAACGTTTTACGCCTCTGCTGCAGGTGTTGCGCGCAGCAATCGGGTAAAAGCTTATGTTGTTGATCTGACCTACGACCGGACCAGGGCACAAAAGTTCGGGGAGATGCTCAGCCGGCATCGGGTTCAGATGTATATGTTGGATAGAGACTTTGAAAACGAAGGCAGGGTGTATGCCGCTGGTGAAGCGTTTGTTGTGCCGGTTGCACAACCACAGGCACGCGTAGTGAAAGCCATGTTTGATCGTACAACTGCTTATCAGGATTCTCTGTTTTATGACGTGTCTACGTGGACGATGCCGCTCGCGTTCGACCTGGATTACAGCGAGATCCGGTCCAATCCCGCAGACTACCTTGGTGCAGCGTGGACAGCTACGCCAGACGGCGGCAGGCTCGTTGGCGGCGTATCCGAGATTGGATACCTCTTGAAATGGAACAGGTACTTCGCCGGCCGCACGCTATACAACC
The genomic region above belongs to Bacteroidota bacterium and contains:
- a CDS encoding DUF5060 domain-containing protein; this encodes MIKFSILTFVLFFNVTSVATSFASADPTVDKARAQKTTLFSSDTAPSAVAGVAGNEVSIKKANVTATGEFKKWHPITISLEGPSASETGSPNPFLDYRFEVIFSQAEKSITVPGYFAADGNAGETSATSGNIWRAHFIPPTTGGWTYRTSFRQGTNLAVSTNPNEGTPLAEFDDIFDSFDIQETDKTGADHRGKGKLRYVGEHYLQYDNGDYYIKGGTDSPENLLAYVDFDATFNNGGTNFTKDWGIHVSDWNEGDPTWQNGKGKGLIGAVNYLGEKGVNSAYFLTMNINGDGDDVWPWTGPGERFRFDVSKLDQWN
- a CDS encoding M14 metallopeptidase family protein; the protein is MQIVVRMFVVAFLWSCLNLLYAQNLPAAFEIEIPGISGYNSEIKTPDEVLRHTIGTRHTVPHELVDYFEAVAEASDRVSLHTHGYSYENRPLIHAIVTSPANHARLEAIRAQNLRLSDDPDSISEADLDEMPVVVYQGYSIHGNEASGSEAAVLYLYHLAAAQGVAFEEMLENVVIILDPLFNPDGRDRFTDWVNRNRGRVHTTDPNDREHNEPWPGGRTNHYWFDLNRDWLPAQHPESQGRLDIFHNWRPQVLTDHHEMGGTSSFFFMPGIPSRNNPGTPEENFVLTAGIADFHAKWLDRTGSLYYSKESFDDFYYGKGSTYPDANGAIGILFEQASSRALESETDHGNLTYAFTVKNQFSTSLSTLEAVTALRKELLTYQQTFYASAAGVARSNRVKAYVVDLTYDRTRAQKFGEMLSRHRVQMYMLDRDFENEGRVYAAGEAFVVPVAQPQARVVKAMFDRTTAYQDSLFYDVSTWTMPLAFDLDYSEIRSNPADYLGAAWTATPDGGRLVGGVSEIGYLLKWNRYFAGRTLYNLLEAGFFPRLLHHAADIRVNGRVMSFEPGTIFVPAVHRDPARRHLDAGLLPMLEKAVAEDHVEVFAAESGFALDGPDLGTRSATILKTPVVGLITGSGASGYNAGEVWHLLSERFHIPVSLLDSDELADIDLDRYTTLVLAGGFYSGLNTEVLSTWMRRGGNLVTLHSGTDWAVRNNLIDLERKPFDTDSLYKDLPFNQLDEARGAQRIGGLIAEGRLDTTHPLSYGLRDTIPLFRRGTSFYEPATTPGVNVGVYTTTPLLSGYVSEPQLKNMAGSAALVAMNKGRGSIIAFADNPNFRAFWYGTNRLFVNAVFFGNAF